One Triticum dicoccoides isolate Atlit2015 ecotype Zavitan chromosome 5B, WEW_v2.0, whole genome shotgun sequence genomic window carries:
- the LOC119312293 gene encoding cysteine-rich and transmembrane domain-containing protein WIH2 produces the protein MSDPKYAYPYPAQGYYQGGPYQGQGGPYQGPPVMAPPQYAAPPPRAQPSFLEGCLAALCCCCLIDECCCDPSIIFVG, from the exons ATGAGCGACCCCAAGTACGCCTACCCCTACCCCGCGCAAG GTTACTACCAGGGAGGGCCATACCAGGGGCAGGGCGGCCCGTACCAGGGGCCGCCGGTGATGGCGCCGCCGCAgtacgccgcgccgccgccgcgcgcccagcCCAGCTTCCTCGAAGGCTG TTTGGCTGCGCTTTGCTGCTGCTGCCTGATCGACGAGTGCTGCTGCGACCCCTCCATCATCTTCGTCGGCTAG